A window from Solanum stenotomum isolate F172 chromosome 7, ASM1918654v1, whole genome shotgun sequence encodes these proteins:
- the LOC125870280 gene encoding U-box domain-containing protein 3, with amino-acid sequence MELTSVRCLINSISRFIHLVTCLTSKSMPGQKNYKNIATLLKLLKPVLDDVAQQKAPSDETICRQCEELDVAINEARELLEEWSPKKSKILLVLQSEPELLKIQSNALKLSHILCQLQESSPPSLGPSEIQPFIQEIQKFEVGQISKQMNMAPEVGKILVSESLTEMIHSLNFVSHEELLNECIALEKERMKAKDNETRGDLDKISLSIDLFSDIRDCMLELDHFKAIDGIKIPPYFRCPLSLELMVNPVIIASGQTYEKASIQKWLDHGLTTCPRTNQALAHSNLIPNYTVKALIENWCEVNKVRIDGNPESTQDGITSNSVHLSNMDNVRGSSDPSNSTSRLCHQGGQPFESQKVDCTSELSEEEFSACRIREAEKSGHTSPGISYIHSRSESVSSAVSSIEYLPSASTDVSRISSKHDNVSDTSGEVQCDYRISSPCNKSVGNSPNLSARQYHSSKTMSEMAVNGLHNHARQLSLPTKSASDDLTTSSHVEKLIRDLESQSTEVQMAAAAEFRFLAKHNMENRAIIGRCGAIAPLISLLNSDVKPTQEHAVTALLNLSINEDIKAMIADQGALEPLIHVLRTGNAGAKENAAAALFSLSLLEEYRKKIGRSGAVKALVDLLGLGTIRGKKDAATALFNLSIFHENKARIIHVGAVKHLIRLLDPSNELVDKAVALLANLSTISEGCLAIAREEGIPSLVEIVETGSQRGKENAASILLQLCLNSPKYCRLVLQEGAVPPLVALSQSGSPRAKEKAQQLLSHFRSQREAATGRGKS; translated from the exons ATGGAGTTGACATCTGTAAGGTGCCTTATAAACAGTATCTCTCGATTCATTCACCTTGTAACATGTCTAACATCAAAGAGTATGCCTGGTCAAAAGAACTACAAAAATATTGCAACTTTGTTGAAGCTATTAAAACCAGTACTTGATGATGTTGCTCAACAAAAAGCTCCTTCAGACGAAACCATATGCAGGCAGTGTGAAGAACTAGATGTAGCCATTAATGAAGCTAGGGAATTACTGGAAGAATGGTCTCCTAAGAAGAGCAAGATTCTCTTG GTTTTGCAGAGTGAACCAGAGTTGCTGAAAATCCAGAGCAACGCACTCAAGTTATCTCACATTTTATGTCAATTACAAGAATCATCACCGCCTTCTCTGGGTCCTTCTGAAATTCAG CCCTTCATACAGGAGATTCAAAAGTTTGAAGTGGGGCAAATATCGAAACAGATGAATATGGCTCCCGAAGTAGGAAAGATTCTTGTCTCAGAAAGTCTAACAGAAATGATTCACTCTCTTAATTTTGTATCTCATGAAGAATTATTGAATGAATGTATTGCATTAGAGAAGGAGCGGATGAAGGCTAAAGATAATGAAACGCGAGGTGATTTAGATAAGATCAGCCTTTCCATAGATCTCTTCTCTGATATTCGTGATTGTATGCTTGAACTTGACCACTTCAAGGCCATAGATGGTATTAAGATCCCTCCTTATTTCCGGTGTCCCTTGTCTTTGGAACTGATGGTGAATCCAGTCATTATTGCTTCAGGCCAAACTTATGAGAAGGCTTCCATTCAAAAATGGCTGGATCATGGACTAACTACATGCCCAAGAACCAACCAAGCACTCGCACATTCAAATCTTATCCCAAATTACACTGTTAAAGCTCTGATAGAAAATTGGTGTGAGGTAAACAAAGTGAGGATTGACGGGAACCCTGAGTCCACTCAGGATGGAATCACATCTAATTCTGTACACCTTAGTAATATGGACAACGTGCGAGGTTCCTCAGATCCCAGCAATTCAACATCAAGACTTTGTCATCAAGGTGGACAACCTTTTGAAAGTCAGAAGGTTGATTGCACATCCGAATTAAGTGAAGAAGAATTTAGTGCATGCCGTATCAGGGAGGCTGAAAAATCTGGCCACACATCCCCAGGGATTTCCTATATACACAGCAGGAGTGAATCCGTATCAAGTGCTGTTTCCAGTATTGAATATCTTCCCTCAGCGTCAACTGATGTCTCAAGGATATCAAGCAAACATGATAATGTGAGTGATACATCTGGAGAGGTACAATGTGATTACCGCATTTCTTCTCCATGCAACAAGAGTGTTGGGAATTCTCCTAATTTGTCTGCAAGGCAATATCACAGCTCCAAAACAATGAGTGAAATGGCTGTGAACGGACTTCACAACCATGCTAGACAACTTTCCTTACCAACAAAGTCAGCATCTGATGATCTGACCACGAGTTCCCATGTTGAAAAGCTTATTAGAGACTTGGAAAGTCAATCAACAGAGGTGCAAATGGCAGCTGCAGCAGAATTCCGATTTCTTGCAAAGCACAACATGGAAAACCGAGCTATTATAGGCCGCTGTGGGGCTATTGCTCCACTTATCTCCTTGCTAAACTCTGATGTGAAACCAACTCAAGAGCATGCTGTGACAGCATTACTAAACTTATCAATAAATGAAGACATCAAGGCCATGATTGCGGATCAAGGGGCGCTTGAACCCCTCATCCATGTCCTGAGAACAGGAAATGCTGGAGCAAAAGAGAATGCTGCTGCAGCCCTTTTCAGTCTGTCTCTTTTGGAAGAGTACAGAAAAAAGATTGGGCGTTCTGGAGCAGTGAAAGCGTTGGTCGATCTTCTTGGTTTAGGTACCATCAGAGGGAAAAAAGACGCTGCTACAGCATTATTTAACCTGTCAATATTTCATGAAAATAAGGCTCGCATCATTCACGTTGGAGCCGTGAAGCATCTCATTAGGTTGTTGGACCCTTCAAATGAATTGGTTGACAAGGCAGTTGCTCTTCTTGCAAATTTGTCTACCATTTCAGAGGGCTGCTTAGCTATTGCCCGAGAGGAGGGTATACCATCACTAGTCGAGATTGTTGAAACCGGATCTCAGCGGGGAAAGGAAAATGCTGCCTCAATACTGCTGCAACTGTGTCTCAACAGTCCCAAGTATTGTCGATTAGTGTTGCAAGAAGGTGCTGTCCCGCCACTTGTTGCATTGTCTCAGTCGGGCTCCCCAAGAGCAAAGGAGAAG GCACAACAACTTCTCAGTCATTTCCGGAGCCAACGTGAAGCAGCCACGGGGAGGGGAAAGTCATGA
- the LOC125870328 gene encoding protein LIGHT-DEPENDENT SHORT HYPOCOTYLS 3-like yields the protein MDSFAEVESSNTTTNNNNNNNIMSSSSSSSTSSRYENQKRRDWNTFGQYLKNHRPPLSLSRCSGAHVLEFLRYLDQFGKTKIHTPICPFYGLPNPPAPCPCPLRQAWGSLDALIGRLRAAYEENGGKSEMNPFGARAVRLYLREVRDLQSKARGVSYEKKKRKRQPSLQFSGVTPPSGSGGNNRSNITHGV from the coding sequence atggaTTCCTTTGCAGAAGTAGAGAGTTCCAACACCACcaccaacaacaataataataataatattatgtcgtcgtcatcatcatcatctacATCAAGTCGATATGAGAATCAGAAACGTCGTGATTGGAACACTTTCGGTCAGTACCTTAAGAACCATAGACCACCACTCTCTCTCTCCCGCTGTAGCGGAGCTCACGTCCTTGAATTCCTCCGTTACCTCGATCAATTTGGTAAAACTAAAATCCACACACCGATATGTCCATTTTACGGCCTTCCAAATCCTCCAGCACCTTGTCCATGTCCACTTCGTCAAGCTTGGGGTAGCCTTGATGCACTTATTGGTCGTCTTAGAGCTGCTTATGAAGAAAATGGAGGAAAATCTGAAATGAATCCTTTTGGTGCTCGTGCTGTTAGGCTTTACCTTCGTGAAGTTCGTGATTTGCAGTCGAAAGCAAGAGGTGTTAGttatgaaaagaagaaaaggaaacgACAACCATCGTTACAATTTTCTGGTGTTACTCCGCCATCAGGATCAGGAGGTAATAATAGAAGCAACATTACTCATGGAGTTTAG